A region from the Aphis gossypii isolate Hap1 chromosome 1, ASM2018417v2, whole genome shotgun sequence genome encodes:
- the LOC114126784 gene encoding uncharacterized protein LOC114126784 yields MMTNTIMEAVDEDALFSDEELFANDANDCVVTLTSSVSYEDEYQSLLFQNRDRIISKLKNDLSNVLPPPPTVTTCRLSVNDILDRWYQYEKSNSPTNKPETKELKNIDRAINWSWPEVSNVQCFDVYYNIDNKSAEMALLETKYQQRYVSNETKSLMNTGLTPQPKKERGLVIQHVKPIEQNTRLIRRKPVSKPQILAETKAKLALIENKRRILVPGKLKRENIRPLEKSYLENRNGSDRRSISHKRALFQSPEINQSRKRMCYSHNPKSVETSPLSALSICSDTSNTTPVKRWSTVSADAQLFGDDQEDKQKSIITRTEPVKKCQRVLKFFNNSESATPKNLFNTKPNQKELSKLHKQKLLWAVSEVLKECGVDSHHKQFRPFLQQLFKVCSKQWLQKTGSEIKTSTSEAMRALVMKHKSTVLKLKSKSPKPKDNVVTSKRKSVADVKKVLFTDTTPKTDFKFEKFGSDLKTKSSTNKNKVISEGIDDFALYLDIKKLPCNKNTEDLPGRSVSSTSDYCSNLDIDSKDSEGIFAS; encoded by the exons atgcaAATGATTGTGTTGTAACATTAACTAGTTCAGTCAGTTATGAAGACGAGTATCaatctttattatttcaaaacagagatcgtataatatcaaaattaaaaaatgatttatccaATGTTTTACCTCCTCCACCAACAGTTACTACTTGTCGATTGAGTGTCAATGATATACTAGATAGATGGTATCAATACGAAAAATCTAATTCTCCAACAAACAAACCTGAAACAAAagagttgaaaaatattgaccgCGCAATTAATTGGTCATGGCCAGAAGTATCTAATGTCCAATGTTTTGATGTtta ttataacattgataataaatcaGCAGAAATGGCATTATTGGAAACAAAGTACCAACAGAGGTATGTTTCTAATGAGACTAAATCTCTTATGAACACAGGACTTACGCCACAACCTAAAAAAGAAAGAGGATTAGTTATTCAACATGTTAAACCTATTGAACAAAATACACGATTAATACGAAGAAAACCAGTTTCAAAACCTCAAATACTAGCAGAAACTAAAGCAAAATTAGCTCTTATTGAAAACAAACGTCGAATTTTAGTGCCAGg aaaattgaaaagGGAAAATATAAGACCACTAGAGAAAAGTTATCTTGAAAATCGAAATGGCAGTGACAGAAGATCAATTAGTCATAAAAGAGCACTATTTCAAAGTCCTGAAATTAATCAGTCTAGAAAACGTATGTGTTATAGTCATAATCCAAAATCTGTAGAGACATCTCCTCTTAGTGCACTTTCAATTTGTAGTGATACGTCAAATACTACACCAGTTAAAag atggaGTACTGTTTCTGCGGATGCACAATTATTTGGTGATGATCAAGAAGATAAACAGAAATCAATTATTACTAGAACAGAACCAGTCAAAAAATGCCAAAgagtattgaaattttttaataattcagaaTCAGCTACtcctaaaaatttgtttaatacaaaACCAAATCAAAAAGAACTCAGTAAACTTCATAAACAG aAATTATTATGGGCTGTTTCGGAAGTGTTAAAAGAATGTGGTGTTGATAGTCATCACAAGCAATTTCGACCATTTCTTCAACAATTATTCAAAGTATGTTCTAAACAATGGTTGCAGAAAACAGGttctgaaataaaaactagTACAAGTGAAGCGATGCGTGCTCTAGTGATGAAACACAAGAGTactgtattaaaattgaaatcaaaatCTCCAAAGCCTAAAGATAATGTTGTTACATCTAAACGAAAATCTGTGGCAgatgtaaaaaaagtattatttacagATACAACACCAAAAACCGATTTCAAGTTTGAAAAATTTGGTTCagacttaaaaacaaaaagttcaactaataaaaataaagttattagtGAAGGGATTGATGATTTTgcattatatttagatataaaaaaattaccttgtAACAAAAATACTGAAGACCTACCGGGTAGGTCAGTTTCTTCTACTTCTGACTATTGTTCTAATTTGGATATTGATTCCAAAGATTCAGAAGGGATCTTTGCtagttaa